A window of the Nocardia sp. NBC_01329 genome harbors these coding sequences:
- the mshA gene encoding D-inositol-3-phosphate glycosyltransferase, whose amino-acid sequence MDIVSHRPDRRPNRIAVLTVHTSPLAQPGTGDAGGMNVYVLQSALQLAQRGIEVEIFTRATTSDMPPVQEAAPGVLVRSVVAGPFEGLDKHDLPTQLCPFTAEVLRQEARHLPGYYDLVHSHYWLSGQVGWLARDRWRVPLVHTGHTLAAVKNAALAEGDSPEPASREIGEKQVIAEADRLTANTAREARDLVDLYGAMPDRVDIVPPGADLTQYRPGDRAAARAELGLAAHEEIVAFVGRIQPLKAPDVLVRAVAEALRRRPGRPLRALIVGGPSGTGLERPDALIELAAELGIADHVTFLPPQPPARLVQVYRAADLVAVPSYNESFGLVALEAQASGTPVLAAAVGGLGTAVRHEHSGLLVAGHRTPDWAGALEYLLDDSHRLRLLGAQAVTHAADFSWAHTAEKLLHSYTAALTGYGRGPAILGESQARSRALWRRRTGVRR is encoded by the coding sequence ATGGACATCGTGAGTCATCGCCCGGACCGACGGCCGAACCGTATCGCCGTACTGACGGTGCACACCTCACCACTGGCACAACCCGGTACCGGTGATGCGGGCGGGATGAACGTCTACGTCCTCCAGTCCGCGCTCCAGCTGGCCCAGCGGGGGATCGAGGTCGAGATCTTCACCCGGGCCACCACCTCGGATATGCCCCCGGTGCAGGAGGCAGCGCCCGGGGTGCTGGTACGCAGTGTGGTGGCCGGGCCGTTCGAAGGCCTGGACAAGCACGACCTGCCGACCCAGCTGTGCCCGTTCACCGCCGAGGTGTTGCGCCAGGAGGCCCGGCATCTGCCCGGTTACTACGATCTCGTGCATTCGCACTACTGGCTGTCCGGGCAGGTGGGCTGGCTCGCCCGCGACCGCTGGCGGGTGCCGCTCGTGCATACCGGGCATACCTTGGCAGCGGTGAAGAACGCCGCCCTCGCCGAGGGGGATTCCCCCGAACCGGCGAGCCGCGAGATCGGCGAGAAACAGGTTATCGCCGAAGCCGATCGGCTCACGGCCAACACCGCACGGGAAGCGCGGGATCTGGTGGATCTGTACGGCGCGATGCCCGACCGGGTCGATATCGTGCCGCCGGGCGCGGACCTCACGCAGTACCGGCCGGGTGACCGGGCGGCGGCTCGCGCCGAGCTGGGGCTGGCGGCACACGAGGAGATCGTCGCGTTCGTCGGCCGGATCCAGCCGTTGAAAGCGCCCGACGTCCTGGTGCGCGCGGTCGCCGAGGCGCTGCGTCGGCGACCGGGGCGTCCGTTGCGTGCGCTGATCGTAGGCGGCCCGTCGGGCACCGGCCTGGAGCGGCCCGACGCGCTGATCGAACTGGCCGCCGAACTCGGGATCGCCGACCACGTCACCTTCCTGCCGCCGCAGCCCCCCGCCCGGCTGGTGCAGGTCTACCGGGCCGCCGATCTGGTCGCGGTACCGAGCTACAACGAGTCCTTCGGACTCGTCGCACTGGAAGCTCAGGCGAGCGGGACACCGGTACTGGCGGCCGCCGTCGGCGGGCTCGGGACGGCGGTCCGGCACGAGCACAGCGGGCTGCTGGTCGCCGGGCACCGCACTCCGGACTGGGCCGGCGCGCTGGAGTATCTGCTCGACGATTCGCACCGGTTGCGGCTGCTGGGCGCGCAGGCGGTGACGCACGCGGCCGATTTCTCCTGGGCACACACCGCCGAGAAGCTGCTGCACAGCTATACCGCCGCGTTGACCGGCTACGGTCGCGGTCCGGCTATCCTCGGCGAGAGCCAGGCCAGATCGCGGGCGCTGTGGCGGCGCCGGACGGGAGTGCGCAGATGA
- a CDS encoding YbjN domain-containing protein — MSETSATARVVEETLRDREIEYTHPSDDVFVAVLPGERKLKTNVMLTLGAHGVRFESFVCRKPDENFEGVYKYLLRRNRRLYGVAYTIDKLGDIYLVGRAATHAVTADELDRIFGQILEAVDGDFNTLLELGFAESIRKEWKWRVSRGESLKNLRAFEHLVESDTKH; from the coding sequence ATGAGCGAGACATCGGCCACCGCGCGGGTCGTCGAGGAAACACTGCGGGACCGCGAGATCGAGTACACCCACCCCAGCGACGATGTGTTCGTCGCGGTGCTGCCGGGTGAGCGGAAACTGAAGACCAATGTGATGCTGACTCTCGGGGCGCACGGGGTGCGCTTCGAATCGTTCGTCTGCCGCAAACCGGACGAGAATTTCGAAGGGGTTTACAAGTATCTGCTGCGGCGTAATCGCCGCCTCTACGGTGTCGCGTACACGATCGACAAACTGGGCGATATCTATCTCGTCGGCCGCGCCGCCACCCACGCGGTGACCGCCGACGAACTGGACCGGATATTCGGGCAGATCCTCGAGGCGGTGGACGGGGATTTCAACACACTGCTCGAACTCGGCTTCGCCGAATCCATTCGCAAGGAATGGAAGTGGCGGGTCTCGCGCGGTGAATCCTTGAAGAACCTGCGTGCCTTCGAGCATCTGGTCGAATCCGACACTAAGCACTGA
- a CDS encoding ROK family protein has translation MDDNRSLQIGSSGGGAVAILALDIGATKFAAGLVDEAGRVGAVHRVPVPDHDVWEVCGGLLREVAAGAPVTAVGIGSAGPVDVPAGITRALNIPQWRDGFAIVAAVGSLFPHATVRFALDGACLALAEHHSGALRGLRNGLAMTVSSGIGGGILVDGRVSMGRTGNAGHIGHLVVPGWDVPCACGGFGCLEAVASGMSSARWARTQGWTGDTGAELASDARAGDAIAVAALERAGTALGTAIGSAAALLDVDTVVVGGGFAASGELLWAPLRAAAARHSGLGFIRELRVERSGLAEGATLCGAAILAAGLPAVS, from the coding sequence ATGGATGACAATCGAAGCCTGCAGATCGGATCTTCGGGAGGCGGCGCGGTGGCGATTCTGGCACTGGATATCGGGGCGACGAAATTTGCCGCGGGGCTGGTGGACGAGGCGGGCCGGGTGGGCGCGGTGCATCGGGTCCCGGTTCCGGACCACGATGTGTGGGAGGTATGCGGCGGACTGCTGCGTGAGGTCGCTGCCGGGGCACCGGTGACGGCGGTCGGGATCGGATCGGCGGGGCCGGTGGATGTTCCGGCCGGGATCACCCGGGCGCTCAATATTCCGCAGTGGCGCGACGGGTTCGCGATCGTCGCTGCCGTCGGGTCGCTGTTCCCCCACGCCACAGTGCGTTTCGCCCTCGACGGTGCGTGTCTGGCGCTGGCCGAACACCATTCGGGTGCGCTGCGCGGACTGCGGAACGGACTGGCGATGACCGTCTCGTCGGGAATCGGCGGCGGCATCCTGGTCGACGGCCGGGTATCGATGGGACGCACCGGCAACGCCGGTCATATCGGTCATCTCGTCGTGCCGGGATGGGATGTGCCGTGCGCGTGCGGGGGTTTCGGTTGTCTGGAAGCGGTGGCGAGCGGGATGTCGTCGGCGCGCTGGGCGCGGACACAGGGCTGGACCGGCGATACCGGGGCGGAACTCGCGTCCGATGCCCGAGCCGGTGACGCGATCGCGGTGGCCGCGCTCGAACGGGCCGGTACCGCACTGGGGACTGCGATCGGCTCCGCGGCCGCGCTGCTCGATGTGGATACGGTCGTGGTCGGCGGCGGTTTCGCAGCCTCGGGAGAACTGCTGTGGGCACCGCTGCGGGCGGCGGCTGCCCGGCATTCGGGCTTGGGTTTCATCCGTGAACTCCGGGTGGAGCGGTCCGGTCTCGCCGAGGGCGCGACGCTGTGCGGCGCGGCCATCCTCGCGGCAGGTCTGCCCGCGGTGTCGTAG
- a CDS encoding phosphoglyceromutase has translation MTNTLVLLRHGESEWNALNLFTGWVDVHLTDKGVAEGKRAGELLAEHGILPDIVYTSLLRRAISTANIALDAADRHWIPVVRDWRLNERHYGALQGKNKAQIRDEYGEDQFMLWRRSYDTPPPPIELDNEYSQAGDSRYADIEVPPTECLLDVVDRMVPYWESTISQELRGGRTVLVAAHGNSLRALVKHLDRISDDDIAGLNIPTGIPLRYELDDELRPVRPREYLDPEAAAAGAAAVASQGGK, from the coding sequence ATGACGAACACCCTCGTTTTGCTGCGCCACGGCGAGAGCGAATGGAACGCCCTGAACCTGTTCACCGGCTGGGTGGATGTGCATCTCACCGACAAGGGCGTCGCCGAGGGTAAACGGGCCGGTGAACTGCTGGCCGAGCACGGCATTCTGCCCGATATCGTCTATACGTCCCTGCTGCGCCGCGCGATCTCGACGGCGAATATCGCGCTGGACGCCGCCGATCGGCACTGGATTCCGGTAGTGCGGGACTGGCGGCTCAACGAACGCCATTACGGCGCGCTGCAGGGCAAGAACAAGGCGCAGATCCGTGACGAGTACGGCGAAGACCAGTTCATGCTGTGGCGGCGCAGCTACGACACGCCGCCGCCCCCGATCGAACTCGACAACGAGTACAGCCAGGCCGGCGATTCGCGCTACGCCGATATCGAGGTCCCGCCTACGGAATGCCTGCTCGACGTGGTCGACCGGATGGTCCCGTACTGGGAATCGACCATCTCGCAGGAACTGCGCGGCGGTAGGACAGTGCTGGTCGCTGCCCACGGGAATTCGCTGCGTGCCCTGGTCAAACATCTGGACCGGATTTCCGACGACGATATCGCCGGACTGAATATCCCGACCGGAATTCCGCTGCGCTACGAATTGGACGACGAGCTGCGTCCGGTGCGTCCCCGGGAATATCTCGATCCGGAGGCCGCGGCCGCCGGGGCGGCCGCCGTCGCGAGTCAGGGCGGTAAGTAG
- a CDS encoding CocE/NonD family hydrolase, whose amino-acid sequence MKFVIRASVAMAATVLLVPLLGGSAGAAPVASGPDGGAAGAQWAATHDGPQQYPGIDITWDVPITMSDGTVLKANVYRPADAASRPIDTRLPVLVNMTPYTKLVSNLVDHMGSIPGLSDAMSQLARDVDMTGTPLSGLTDLTKALGGGALRNFAVDRQLVKSGYVQVVVDVRGTGFSQGVWDMLRQREQRDTVEVIDWASRQQWADGQVGMTGMSYSGINQLQAAEQHPPALKALFPVVPGSDLAQDVLMPGGGFGFAFIPLWMSLINATKWVPDVASMVNGTFDQQWLNDRLSSPFTYLDVFLNAYTTPRVEDLDPRLQEMIRGDSPDRQAWLGNPGQIDVPTFVTGGWHDLFTYSESQIYNAIPVPPGQKQLLMGDTYHINSGSESGRPGLPPRLDVLQRAWFDKWLKGIDNGIDQYGPVTLRQQGGGWVTKAGFGESAPADQAAEYRRMYLSAAPSGTGGHSVHDGSLGPVADSSARVTVAPGLTGLCSNDGGQATAGVVAVINACGADSRIQETNALTFTSAPVTEAVEVSGPMAVHLETVQDAADGYWSVTVNDVAPDGQSRVLSSGQLMASLREIDDSRSSRSANGDYTDPRPYTALEKRRLTVPGEVTTLDIAVPAIEAKLEPGHRLRVDVYAGNAPKGVPPLPMIIDTGLKPQHVQLDPNRPSYVNLPVRGDPGW is encoded by the coding sequence ATGAAGTTTGTGATACGAGCCAGCGTGGCGATGGCTGCCACTGTGCTGCTGGTGCCGCTCCTCGGCGGTAGCGCCGGGGCGGCGCCGGTGGCCTCCGGTCCCGACGGGGGAGCGGCGGGGGCCCAATGGGCTGCCACCCACGACGGCCCGCAGCAGTACCCCGGTATCGACATCACCTGGGATGTGCCGATCACGATGAGCGACGGCACCGTGCTGAAGGCCAATGTGTACCGGCCCGCCGACGCTGCGTCCCGGCCGATCGACACCCGGCTGCCCGTACTCGTCAATATGACGCCCTATACGAAACTGGTGTCCAACCTCGTCGACCACATGGGATCCATTCCGGGCTTGTCCGACGCGATGTCCCAGCTGGCCCGTGATGTCGATATGACCGGTACTCCGCTGTCCGGTCTGACCGATCTGACCAAGGCACTCGGCGGTGGGGCCTTGCGCAATTTCGCGGTCGACCGTCAGCTGGTGAAGAGCGGCTACGTCCAGGTTGTGGTGGATGTGCGCGGGACCGGTTTCTCCCAGGGCGTCTGGGATATGTTGCGGCAGCGCGAACAGCGCGACACCGTCGAGGTCATCGACTGGGCGTCCCGGCAGCAGTGGGCGGACGGGCAGGTCGGGATGACCGGCATGTCGTATTCCGGGATCAACCAGTTGCAGGCCGCCGAGCAGCATCCGCCCGCGCTGAAGGCCCTCTTCCCGGTAGTGCCCGGCAGCGATCTGGCGCAGGACGTGCTCATGCCCGGCGGCGGTTTCGGCTTCGCCTTCATCCCGTTGTGGATGTCGCTGATCAACGCGACCAAATGGGTACCGGACGTAGCGTCGATGGTGAACGGCACCTTCGATCAGCAGTGGCTGAACGACCGGTTGTCCTCACCGTTCACCTATCTCGACGTGTTCCTGAACGCTTACACCACACCGCGCGTGGAAGATCTCGATCCGCGGTTGCAGGAGATGATCCGGGGCGACAGCCCGGATCGGCAGGCCTGGCTCGGCAATCCGGGACAGATCGACGTCCCGACCTTCGTAACCGGTGGCTGGCACGATCTGTTCACCTATTCCGAATCCCAGATCTACAACGCGATACCGGTGCCACCGGGGCAGAAACAGTTGCTGATGGGCGATACCTATCACATCAACTCCGGTAGCGAATCCGGCAGACCCGGATTGCCGCCGCGTCTGGACGTGTTGCAGCGCGCCTGGTTCGACAAATGGTTGAAGGGCATCGACAACGGTATCGATCAGTACGGTCCGGTGACCCTGCGCCAGCAGGGTGGGGGCTGGGTGACCAAGGCCGGCTTCGGCGAGAGCGCACCGGCTGATCAAGCGGCCGAATACCGTCGTATGTACCTCTCGGCGGCGCCCAGCGGAACGGGCGGGCACAGCGTGCACGACGGTTCGCTCGGGCCGGTCGCCGACAGCTCCGCCCGGGTGACCGTCGCGCCGGGGCTGACCGGACTGTGTTCCAACGACGGGGGGCAGGCGACGGCCGGAGTGGTCGCGGTGATCAATGCCTGCGGCGCCGATTCCCGGATCCAGGAAACCAACGCGCTCACCTTCACCAGCGCGCCGGTGACCGAAGCCGTGGAGGTCTCCGGGCCGATGGCCGTGCACCTGGAGACGGTGCAGGACGCGGCCGACGGCTACTGGTCGGTGACGGTCAACGATGTGGCGCCCGACGGGCAGTCCCGGGTGCTGTCGTCGGGGCAGTTGATGGCTTCCCTGCGGGAGATCGACGATTCGCGCAGCAGCCGATCGGCCAACGGCGACTACACCGACCCCCGGCCCTACACCGCGCTGGAGAAGCGGCGGCTCACGGTGCCCGGGGAGGTGACGACGCTCGATATCGCGGTCCCCGCCATCGAGGCGAAACTGGAACCGGGGCACCGGTTGCGCGTGGATGTCTACGCGGGCAACGCGCCCAAGGGCGTCCCGCCGCTGCCGATGATCATCGACACCGGACTGAAGCCGCAGCACGTACAACTCGATCCGAACCGGCCGAGTTACGTGAATCTGCCGGTGCGGGGCGACCCCGGCTGGTGA
- a CDS encoding sensor histidine kinase, with product MSVPQAVLLAVLAAVVGLAVGGLVIPYMNARQAQRRQADSGLTMSQVLDLIVLASESGIAVVDEYRDVVLVNPRAEELGLVRNRLLEERAWGAVEKVLATGETAEFDLTADKPTPGRGRIAVRGLARPLSPEETSFTVLFADDDSEQARMEATRRDFVANVSHELKTPVGAMSLLAEALLESADDPEAVRHFGQRVLAEAGRLGKMVTELIALSRLQGAEKLPELEVVDVDTVVSQAVDRSRTAAEAAGITVSTDRPSGLEVLGDETLLITALSNLVENAIAYSPRGSHVSVSRSMRGPYVAMAVTDRGIGIAKDDQERVFERFFRSDKARSRATGGTGLGLAIVKHVAANHNGEITLWSKLGTGSTFTLRIPAHQEADGTAVAGPPVLTKRETSPRPSGPGRTNGVEARR from the coding sequence GTGAGCGTTCCCCAGGCCGTACTACTGGCAGTCCTGGCGGCTGTTGTCGGACTGGCCGTCGGTGGACTCGTCATTCCCTATATGAACGCGCGGCAGGCGCAGCGCCGACAGGCCGACTCCGGCCTGACGATGTCGCAGGTTCTCGACCTGATCGTGCTGGCCTCGGAGAGCGGTATCGCCGTGGTGGACGAGTACCGCGATGTCGTCCTGGTCAACCCGCGCGCCGAGGAACTCGGCCTGGTCCGCAACCGGCTGCTCGAAGAGCGGGCCTGGGGGGCGGTGGAGAAAGTTCTGGCGACCGGCGAAACGGCGGAGTTCGATCTCACGGCGGATAAACCGACACCCGGGCGCGGCCGGATCGCGGTGCGTGGATTGGCCCGGCCGCTGTCACCGGAGGAGACCAGCTTCACCGTGCTGTTCGCCGACGACGATTCCGAACAGGCCCGGATGGAAGCCACTCGCCGCGATTTTGTCGCAAATGTGAGCCACGAGCTGAAAACACCGGTCGGGGCGATGAGTCTGCTGGCCGAGGCGCTGCTCGAATCAGCCGACGATCCGGAAGCCGTCCGGCATTTCGGTCAGCGGGTGCTGGCCGAAGCCGGCCGACTCGGGAAAATGGTCACCGAACTGATCGCGCTGTCGCGGCTACAGGGGGCCGAGAAACTCCCCGAACTCGAGGTCGTGGACGTGGACACGGTCGTCAGCCAGGCTGTGGACCGGTCCCGGACTGCGGCCGAGGCCGCCGGGATCACGGTGAGCACCGACCGGCCCAGCGGGCTCGAGGTACTCGGCGACGAAACCCTGCTCATCACCGCGCTGTCGAACCTGGTCGAGAACGCCATCGCCTACTCACCGCGGGGCTCGCACGTATCCGTGAGTAGATCGATGCGCGGCCCCTACGTGGCCATGGCCGTGACCGACCGCGGGATCGGGATCGCCAAGGACGACCAGGAGCGGGTATTCGAACGCTTCTTCCGCTCCGACAAGGCGCGCTCCCGCGCCACCGGCGGTACCGGACTCGGCCTGGCTATCGTGAAACATGTGGCCGCCAACCACAACGGTGAGATCACCCTGTGGAGCAAACTCGGCACCGGTTCGACATTCACCCTGCGTATACCCGCGCATCAGGAGGCAGACGGCACCGCCGTCGCCGGCCCGCCTGTGCTGACCAAAAGAGAAACCAGCCCGCGCCCCTCTGGCCCGGGCCGAACGAACGGTGTGGAGGCACGCAGATGA
- a CDS encoding response regulator transcription factor — protein sequence MTSVLIVEDEESLADPLAFLLRKEGFEVTVAGDGPSALAEFDRSGADIVLLDLMLPGMSGTDVCKQLRTRSGVPVIMVTARDSEIDKVVGLELGADDYVTKPYSARELIARIRAVLRRGAGDELDSSSENGVLEAGPVRMDVDRHTVLVNGQPVTLPLKEFDLLEYLLRNSGRVLTRGQLIDRVWGADYVGDTKTLDVHVKRLRSKIEADPARPEHLVTVRGLGYKLEA from the coding sequence ATGACCAGTGTGTTGATCGTCGAGGACGAGGAGTCGCTGGCCGATCCGCTCGCCTTCCTCCTGCGCAAGGAAGGTTTCGAGGTCACGGTCGCCGGAGACGGACCCTCGGCGCTCGCCGAATTCGACCGGTCCGGCGCCGATATCGTCCTGCTCGACCTGATGCTGCCCGGTATGAGCGGCACCGATGTCTGCAAACAGCTGCGGACCCGCAGCGGGGTGCCGGTCATCATGGTGACCGCGCGCGACAGTGAGATCGACAAGGTCGTGGGGCTCGAACTCGGTGCCGACGACTACGTGACCAAGCCGTATTCGGCGCGGGAGCTGATTGCCCGGATCCGGGCCGTACTGCGCCGCGGCGCCGGTGACGAACTGGACTCCAGCAGCGAGAACGGGGTGCTGGAGGCCGGACCGGTACGGATGGACGTGGACCGGCACACGGTGCTGGTGAACGGTCAGCCGGTGACGCTGCCGCTGAAAGAATTCGACCTGCTGGAGTATCTGCTCCGTAATTCGGGTCGGGTGCTCACCCGCGGTCAGCTCATCGACCGGGTGTGGGGCGCTGACTATGTCGGCGACACCAAAACCCTCGATGTGCACGTGAAGCGGTTGCGGTCCAAGATCGAGGCCGACCCGGCGCGGCCCGAGCACCTGGTGACCGTCCGGGGCCTGGGATACAAGCTGGAAGCCTGA
- a CDS encoding Ppx/GppA phosphatase family protein, which yields MRLGVLDVGSNTVHLLVVDAHRGGHPMPMSSTKESLRLSESLDDVGRITAMGERKLVDTVADLASLAATSGCSELMAFATSAVREATNSDQVLGRVRAETGVDLRVLSGVDEARLTFLAVRRWYGWSAGRIINLDIGGGSLEISSGVDEEPEVALSLQLGAGRLTRKWLPEDPPSKRRIGILRDWLAAEMVDPAKQIAETGRPDLAVGTSKTFRSLARLTGAAPSGAGPRARRTLTSSGLRQLIAFISRMTASDRAELEGVSADRSQQLVAGALVAEAAMRALSLDTLEICPWALREGLILRKLDTDMDGGPLTTNAPSAATGNGSTPGGKTSAGPIETVPS from the coding sequence GTGCGTCTAGGTGTCCTCGATGTCGGAAGCAACACCGTTCACCTGCTGGTGGTGGACGCGCATCGGGGTGGCCACCCCATGCCGATGAGCTCCACGAAGGAGTCGTTGCGGCTGTCGGAGAGCCTGGACGACGTGGGCCGGATCACCGCGATGGGCGAGCGGAAACTCGTCGATACGGTCGCCGACCTCGCGAGTCTGGCCGCCACCTCGGGCTGTTCAGAACTGATGGCGTTCGCGACCTCGGCGGTGCGCGAGGCGACGAACTCCGACCAGGTATTGGGTCGGGTGCGCGCCGAGACCGGGGTGGATCTGCGGGTGCTGTCCGGGGTGGACGAGGCGCGGCTGACCTTCCTGGCGGTGCGCCGCTGGTACGGCTGGAGCGCCGGCCGGATCATCAACCTCGATATCGGCGGCGGTTCCCTCGAGATCAGCAGCGGAGTGGACGAGGAACCCGAGGTCGCGCTGTCCTTGCAACTGGGCGCCGGGCGGTTGACCCGGAAATGGTTACCGGAAGATCCGCCGAGCAAACGCCGTATCGGGATCCTCCGTGACTGGCTCGCCGCCGAGATGGTCGATCCCGCCAAACAGATCGCCGAGACGGGTAGGCCCGATCTGGCGGTGGGCACATCCAAAACCTTCCGCTCGCTGGCCCGGCTCACCGGCGCCGCGCCTTCGGGCGCCGGACCCCGGGCCCGCCGGACCCTCACCAGTTCGGGACTGCGTCAGCTGATCGCGTTCATCTCCCGGATGACCGCCTCCGATCGCGCCGAACTGGAGGGAGTCAGCGCCGACCGGTCCCAGCAATTGGTGGCGGGAGCGCTCGTGGCCGAGGCGGCCATGCGCGCGCTTTCCCTGGATACGCTGGAAATTTGTCCGTGGGCGCTGCGCGAAGGACTGATCCTGCGCAAACTGGATACCGATATGGATGGTGGACCTCTGACTACGAACGCACCGAGCGCGGCGACCGGCAACGGTTCGACGCCCGGCGGCAAGACGTCGGCGGGCCCGATCGAAACGGTGCCTTCATGA
- a CDS encoding sugar phosphate isomerase/epimerase family protein has protein sequence MAGISPAAGPLDDGRRSGIKVGLSTASVYPQNTEAAFRYAAELGYDGVELMVWAEPASQSITTVRGYARKYAIPVLAVHTPCLLISQRVWGADPAPKLERSVRTAEALGADTVVVHPPFRWQRRYSEGFVEQVAELEESSSVAVAVENMFPMRADRLFARRARDIQRLERRGGPGLSLTAFSPTYDPTDTGFRHYTLDLSHTATAGTDPLALAERMGPGLVHLHLADGRGAAHDEHLVPGEGTQPCAQVCAALVGNDFTGHAVAEINTQEARTTAARAAMLERTLTFARTHLNPAITSRPDPSPIETR, from the coding sequence ATGGCAGGCATTTCTCCCGCGGCCGGCCCGCTGGACGACGGACGGCGCAGCGGAATCAAAGTAGGGCTCTCGACCGCTTCGGTCTACCCACAGAACACCGAAGCAGCTTTCCGTTATGCGGCCGAACTGGGTTATGACGGTGTCGAATTGATGGTCTGGGCCGAACCGGCCAGCCAGAGCATCACCACTGTGCGCGGATACGCCCGCAAATATGCGATACCGGTACTCGCGGTGCACACGCCGTGCCTGCTCATCTCACAGCGGGTGTGGGGCGCCGACCCGGCCCCGAAACTGGAACGCAGTGTACGGACGGCCGAAGCGCTGGGCGCCGACACCGTGGTTGTGCATCCACCGTTCCGCTGGCAACGCCGCTACTCCGAAGGTTTCGTCGAGCAGGTGGCCGAACTCGAAGAGAGCAGTTCGGTGGCCGTAGCGGTGGAGAACATGTTCCCGATGCGGGCCGACCGCCTCTTCGCCCGCCGGGCCCGCGATATCCAGCGGCTGGAACGCCGTGGCGGGCCGGGGCTTTCGCTGACCGCGTTCAGCCCCACCTACGACCCCACCGACACCGGATTCCGGCACTACACCCTCGACCTGTCGCATACAGCGACCGCCGGCACCGATCCGCTGGCACTGGCCGAACGGATGGGCCCGGGTCTGGTCCACCTGCACCTGGCCGACGGCCGCGGCGCCGCCCATGACGAGCACCTGGTCCCCGGCGAAGGCACTCAACCCTGCGCGCAGGTCTGCGCCGCACTGGTCGGTAACGATTTCACCGGTCACGCGGTGGCCGAGATCAACACCCAGGAAGCCCGCACCACCGCGGCCCGTGCCGCCATGCTGGAACGCACCCTCACCTTCGCCCGAACCCACTTGAATCCGGCGATCACCTCCCGGCCCGACCCCAGCCCCATCGAGACCCGTTGA
- a CDS encoding thioesterase family protein produces MTTETELSAERELASTDAPFSQVCALTELAADEPGDGRYRGVIDDIWTIGPKVHGGTMVAGSAAAASRWLRTMEPERASMAPLSGSTDFLGAPEPGEVLYDVTVRKVGRQICLVDVTLVQRGRPLVRTAFTFGDLDGPDRPPLYAPEHTDLPVEPSADAIGYEPGSSMGRIVHVARGMDAFLDREWAPFTENAHGEPRLRMWLRPRPADQADQEIASYIAMMAADMCPPVPTNLGYFGWSPTIQMTTYLRRRPAPGWLRVIATTHEVGGGLFDSDQIVVDSSGALVAQSRQLALLPSPKQ; encoded by the coding sequence ATGACGACGGAGACGGAACTGAGCGCCGAACGGGAACTGGCGTCCACCGACGCGCCGTTCAGCCAGGTCTGTGCCCTGACCGAACTCGCCGCCGACGAGCCGGGCGACGGGCGCTATCGCGGCGTCATCGACGACATCTGGACAATCGGGCCGAAAGTACACGGCGGAACGATGGTCGCCGGTTCGGCCGCTGCGGCGAGCCGATGGTTGCGCACCATGGAACCGGAGCGCGCGAGTATGGCGCCACTGTCCGGGAGCACCGATTTCCTCGGCGCCCCGGAGCCCGGTGAGGTGCTGTACGACGTGACGGTCCGCAAGGTGGGGCGGCAGATCTGCCTGGTGGATGTGACGCTGGTGCAGCGCGGCCGGCCGCTGGTTCGTACGGCCTTCACGTTCGGGGATCTGGACGGCCCGGACCGGCCGCCGCTCTACGCTCCGGAGCACACCGATCTCCCGGTGGAACCTTCCGCGGACGCCATCGGCTACGAACCGGGCTCGTCGATGGGCCGGATCGTGCACGTGGCGCGGGGGATGGATGCGTTCCTGGACCGCGAATGGGCGCCGTTCACCGAGAACGCTCACGGCGAACCCCGGCTGCGGATGTGGCTGCGCCCGCGACCGGCCGATCAGGCCGATCAGGAGATCGCCTCCTATATCGCCATGATGGCCGCCGATATGTGCCCCCCGGTGCCCACAAACCTGGGCTATTTCGGCTGGTCACCGACGATCCAGATGACTACTTATCTGCGCCGGCGCCCGGCGCCCGGCTGGTTACGGGTCATCGCCACCACACATGAGGTCGGCGGCGGGCTGTTCGACTCGGACCAGATCGTGGTCGACTCCTCGGGCGCACTGGTCGCACAGAGCCGCCAACTGGCATTGCTCCCATCCCCCAAGCAGTGA